From the genome of Saccopteryx bilineata isolate mSacBil1 chromosome 6, mSacBil1_pri_phased_curated, whole genome shotgun sequence, one region includes:
- the NOP56 gene encoding nucleolar protein 56, with translation MVLLHVLFEHAVGYALLALKEVEEISLLQPQVEECVLNLGKFHNIVRLVAFCPFASSQVALENANAVSEGIVHEDLRLLLETHLPSKKKKVLLGVGDPKIGAAIQEELGYNCQTGGVIAEILRGVRLHFHNLVKGLTDLSACKAQLGLGHSYSRAKVKFNVNRVDNMIIQSISLLDQLDKDINTFSMRVREWYGYHFPELVKIVNDNATYCRLAQFIGNRRELNEEKLEKLEELTMDGAKAKAILDASRSSMGMDISAIDLINIESFSSRVVSLSEYRQSLHTYLRSKMSQVAPSLSALIGEAVGARLIAHAGSLTNLAKYPASTVQILGAEKALFRALKTRGNTPKYGLIFHSTFIGRAAAKNKGRISRYLANKCSIASRIDCFSEIPTSIFGEKLREQVEERLSFYETGEIPRKNLEVMKEAMVQAEEAAAEITRKLEKQEKKRLKKEKRRLAALALASPENSSSTPEECEEMNEKPKKKKKKLQVVPQENGMEDPPVSLPKPKKKKSFSKEELVNSDIETSCGSSHPKKRSFPREEAVSDPEAAGNRSVPKKKRKVSLKEEPLSSGPEEGTTFCSKSSSAKKKKRLRKPSQE, from the exons ATG GTGCTGCTGCACGTGCTGTTCGAGCACGCGGTCGGCTACGCGCTGCTGGCGctgaaggaggtggaggagatcAGCCTGCTGCAGCCGCAG gtgGAGGAGTGCGTCCTCAACCTGGGGAAGTTCCACAACATCGTCCGTCTCGTGGCCTTCTGTCCCTTCGCCTCCTCCCAGGTCGCCTTGGAAAATGCCAACGCTGTGTCGGAAG GTATTGTCCATGAGGACCTCCGCCTGCTCTTGGAGACTCACCTGCCatccaaaaagaagaaagtactcttgggggttggggaccccAAGATTGGTGCTGCTATACAAGAGGAGTTAGGGTACAACTGCCAGACTGGGGGCGTGATAGCTGAGATTCTTCGAG GGGTTCGCCTGCACTTCCACAACCTGGTCAAGGGGCTGACGGACTTGTCTGCTTGTAAAGcccagctggggctggggcacaGCTATTCTCGTGCCAAAGTTAAGTTTAATGTGAACCGGGTGGACAATATGATTATACAGTCCATTAGCCTCCTGGACCAACTGGATAAAGACATCAATACTTTCTCCATGCGGGTCAG GGAATGGTACGGCTATCACTTCCCCGAGCTGGTGAAGATTGTCAATGACAATGCCACGTACTGCCGCCTTGCGCAGTTCATTGGGAACCGGAGGGAACTGAACGAGGAGAAGTTAGAGAAGCTGGAGGAGCTGACGATGGAcggggccaaggccaaggccattCTGGATGCCTCGCGGTCCTCCATGG GCATGGACATCTCGGCCATCGACCTGATCAACATCGAGAGCTTCTCCAGCCGCGTGGTGTCTTTGTCCGAGTACCGCCAGAGCCTGCACACATACCTGCGGTCCAAGATGAGCCAAGTGGCCCCCAGCCTGTCGGCCCTGATTGGGGAAGCG GTGGGCGCACGTCTCATTGCTCATGCTGGCAGCCTCACCAACCTGGCCAAGTACCCCGCCTCCACAGTGCAGATCCTTGGGGCTGAAAAGGCCCTGTTCAG AGCCCTGAAGACAAGGGGCAACACCCCAAAGTACGGACTCATTTTCCACTCCACCTTCATCGGCCGAGCAGCCGCCAAGAACAAAGGCCGCATCTCCCGCTACCTGGCCAACAAGTGCAGCATCGCCTCCCGGATTGACTGCTTCTCGG AGATCCCTACCAGTATATTCGGGGAGAAGCTTCGAGAACAAGTGGAGGAGCGGCTGTCGTTCTACGAGACGGGAGAGATTCCACGAAAGAACCTGGAGGTCATGAAGGAGGCGATGGTTCAG GCGGAGGAGGCGGCCGCAGAGATCACCCGGAAGCTGGAGAAGCAGGAGAAGAAGCGCCTGAAGAAGGAGAAGCGGCGGCTGGCGGCGCTGGCCCTCGCGTCCCCCGAGAACAGCAGCAGCACGCCGGAGGAGTGCGAG GAGATGAACGAAAAacccaagaagaaaaagaaaaagctccagGTGGTTCCCCAGGAGAATGGAATGGAAGACCCACCTGTCTCTTTACCCAAacccaagaaaaagaaatccttttcCAAGGAGGAGCTGGTTAACAGTGATATCGAGACGAGTTGTGGCAGCAGTCATCCCAAGAAGAGATCGTTCCCCAGAGAGGAAGCCGTCAGTGACCCGGAAGCAGCAGGAAACAGGAGTGTTcccaagaaaaagaggaaagtgtCTCTGAAGGAGGAGCCCCTCAGCAGCGGACCTGAAGAGGGCACTACCTTCTGCAGCAAGAGCAGCAGcgccaagaagaagaaaaggctc